In the genome of Fusarium poae strain DAOMC 252244 chromosome 1, whole genome shotgun sequence, the window TGGTTCAGGGTCTCAATTAATTTTTTCCCTTCCCTTGTTGGTCCGTAATCTTCAACTCGGTGATGAAGGTTGAACGGGGGATTTGTTCGATAGTCTCTTTCAGCCTCCATGACATTATCCATAAATCATCAGCTTGTTTCTTACCTCTGCTTCTAAAAACCTCGGTCTTACATCCATGTTGGTTGGTAGCTGATAGCTCAGCCGTAACGTTGAGCCCTGTGCTACAAGCTACACCTTTACATATAACGACACTGTATAACATTACAGGTCGGCTACTGGGCGTTACCTTGTTGTTTTGGACCATCAGGGAGATATCAAGGAATGCAGCAAGACAgttgtctcttttcttcatcaaTCGACCCCTGAAGTTAAGGATCGATGTCCCCAAGTCCGTTGGACACAAGTTGAACTCCATAGTCAACTCAAACATGCCTCGCCATCTCTCTTGGGAGTTGGAAACGCATAGCCGATTGGACTGAGAGAGTGCTGGGTTATATTTATAGTGTCAAAGTGAAACGAACAGGACTATCCCGCCTTGTTCTGTAACACTGATAGGTGCTGCAATTCCGTTAGTGTGCTCCTGTCAAAATCAGCTCGGTATATGCAACCGGCTTATGATATCTTGTAAATGGGTGTCTGGTCTTGGGTTGCTGTCATTCAAGTCACATATTGATTAGTTGTGTGGGTTGAAAACGTTTGTTATTATATTCCATATTTGTTTgatgtctctctctctctctctctctctctctctgtctcCGAAACGACTCATGTAGCATCACATTCGGGACGTGGCTAGTTACAATATAAAACAAAACAAGTCTTTGATCATCTTCTTTGCAACAGCACTTGACGTATGAACAACAGTTGACTGCCTTAGTAGGGATGTGACAAAAGTGGAAATCAGTTTGCATCTTTCCCCAGTATTCATGCCAACGGGCTCCTTTGTAGGTATCTTTGGATACCAAGTGGTTGTACAGTCTTTCAAAGGGTTTGCATCACACAAATAAACAATACAATCACAATATCTTTCTGCTTCCATTCAATAGTCGCATTCGAGAACCATACTGTTTTAATACGTGTGCATTTTGAGGGGGAGGGTACAACTTGTCTACCACGAATCGTATTTTCAAATGCCACTACGTCGGTGTCTTGATACACCTCTGAGTATCTGCACCAAAAACGATAAAAGATAGACGGAAATGCATGACTAGCAAGCAAGTCGGCAGTTTGTCTTTTGCAGATCTCATATCATCCTGTACAGTAAATATCTCACCAAGAGAGTATACCAATATGGAGACGAAGAATTTACCCTGTAGAGGGGCACCAATCTATTGTTGCGACAATCTCTCCGGGAATTACTCCGTGTTGTCTATTAAATGATCAAGAACTACCGCTATAAACAACTCTCGTAAAGTGCTTCTCCGTGCATCCCATCCTGCAGTCCAAGTAAACAACAAGACGCTGTGTAACACGACTCAGTCGTTAGAACTTTCGGGGTTTAGTGAACACCCCGCATCGACAATCTATTTAGCAGTGTTAGAGCCTCAGTACCGAACTCGTCTCTGTACAGCGATCTGAACGACTCATTTCTATTCGGATCTTTCGGTAGAGACAGCCGTAAGGCGCACCGTGTGTCTGTCAAAGAGTCCATCAATTGGTTGATCGTCAGTTTGTCTCTGATCACGAGCGGCCGTTCTCACGTGCAAGGAGCACTCAAGGTGTATATAGCTAACAGACCGCTAGACACCACGAGCCGTTTCACACAGAACCAGATTCATCCCACCAGGAAACAAACATGGGTAGTACAGGTCAAACTCAACGAGCTTGGTGGAAAGAGAGCTCGGTATATCAAATATACCCTGCGTCTTACCAAGACTCCACAGGTTCCGGGGTTGGTGATCTCAAAGGCATCATCTCTCGAGTTGACTACCTCAAAGACTTGGGAGTTGATATCATATGGCTTTCACCCATATTCAAGAGCCCCCAGGTTGATATGGTTTGTCGCTCCCTAAAATGCCTTATTCATTCATACTGATCTAGGGATAGGGGTACGACATCAGCGACTACTACACTGTTGATCCCCCATACGGTGATGTCtctgatgttgatgttctcAAAGACAAACTTCATGAGCGTGGAATGAAACTCGTTCTCGATCTAGTCATGAACCATACCAGTGACCAGCATGAGTGGTTCAAGGAGTCTCGCAAGTCCAGGGACAACCCATACCGAAACTGGTACATCTGGAAGCCGGCAAAGTATGACGCAGACGGAAACAGACATCCCCCCAACAACTGGGATGCCCACTTCCAAGGTAAATAGACTTCTATTCCCCTATTGAGACTTATGACCACAAAAGCTCACCCATCGCAGGAAGTGCTTGGGAGTACGATGAGACCACAGATGAGTACTACCTCTGTCTCTTCTGTAAGCAGCAGCCAGACCTCAACTGGGAGAATCCAGCGGTCAGAAAACAGGTCCACCAGGTAATGCGCTTCTGGCTTGATCGAGGCGTCGATGGGTTCCGCATGGATGTCATCAACTTTGTCAGCAAGGACCAGGCGTTCCCCGACTCAGACAAGACTGTTCTCCGTGGAACAGAGTACTATGCATGCGGTCCTAGATGTCACGAGTTCCTCAAGGAAATCGGTAGCATCCTTCTGGAGTACGATGCCTTTAGTGTCGGTGAGATGCCTTGTGTACATGATGAGCGGGAGTTGATCAAGGCTGTGCACGGTGACCGAGGAGAGCTCAGCATGATCTTCCATTTTGAGCTGTAAGTTGACCTCTGTCTTATCTATCTTCTCGTGAGCAGTAAGCTGAGACAATTAGAATGGATCTCGACCACGGCGTCGAAGGCAAGTTCACGCCCAGATCCTGGAAACTCTCTGAATTGAAGGCCACAACCCTCAAGTGGCAGAAGTTCATGTATGACAACGAAGGCTGGAACGCCTTATACCTTGAGAATCATGACCAACCGCGAGCTGTCAGCCGCTTTGTCCACGACGACCCAGATAATCGCGTTGCTAGTGCGAAGCTGATTGCACTCTTCCTCGGTTTCCAGTCAGGCACACCCTTCGTCTACCAAGGCCAGGAGATTGGCATGACTAATGTTCCGAAGGACTGGGACTTGGAAGAATACAAGGACCTTGACTGTCTCAAACATTGGGAGTGAGTCAGACAGCCCCTACATACCAGCATGTGCTAACAACCCCCATAGTCTTCATAAAAATGATGATGTCGCAATACAGGATTCTTACAAGATTGAGTATCAAAAGAAATCTCGCGACAACGCCCGTACTCCCATGCAGTGGGATGCAAGCCCAAACGCAGGTTTTACCACTGCTGATGCCAAACCCTGGATGCGCGTCAATGGCAATTATACCGATATCAATGCTGCTTCACAGACATCAGACCCCAATTCGGTGTACAGCTACTATCGCCAGGTACTTGGAAAGCGCAAAGAGTATATTGACATCTTTGTCTATGGTAACTTCCAGCTCGTGGATGAATCCAACGATAAGATCTTTGCGTACTCACGACGGGCTGATAGCGGGGAGACTGCTCTCATCGTGTGCAACTTCTCGGCGCATTCCGTTGCATGGAAGCTACCTGGCGAGGCTCGAGAGGTGCTGAGCAGTCCGGCGGGAAGGACACTTCATGACTTGAACAGTGGCGAGATCAAGCTGGCACCATGTGAGGCTTTCGCCGTCCTTCTCAAGTGAGGAGAGTGGGTTTCACAGCCAAGAGAATAGTCATCCTGTGAGGAAACGTCAGTACATGGGGGGAAATCGGTACAGCCAAAGAATTCGTTCTGCAATCCCTCATCTCATAAACATCAATTTCCCATGCATGTGACAAGGTAAAAGCAAGACGAAGAAGTGCATTCTCATTACTCAGCGGTTGATGTCGGCCGAGTATCTATTCATACAGGATACATAAACCACCCTTGTCCCGCTCTATTCTTGTAGTTGTTAATAACACCGACGCTCTAATCCTGTCGTCCCTTTAGTAATCGCTTGGTAACCTTGTCCTTCTCGATAATGTAAACATGAGCACCCCAGCCGGAAAGAGCATCACGGTCAACGGCGTTGAGCAAAGACTGGGAGATAGTCTCGAAGAGGGCATCGGGCTCCTATAGAAGGGATTGTTAGCGTTTCAATCTTGACCAATGTGGTATCCAAGTCAGAGATAATATAGCTTCCGGCTTGAACCGTCCAAGTACGCACCAGATCGGGCTCCCAGAGACCCTCGCACATGCCAAAGAGCTGCTCTGAAGCGGTACCAGAGACAATAAAGTCCTTGGCAAAATCAATACAGCCAATACTGTCGAAACCACAGATAAAAGGCTTGCCGGTCTTGGGGTCTAAGCCAGCGACAACGGGAGACACGAAGTAAGGTCCGAAACGGCGCTCGTAGAGGGACGAAGAGACGAGGTTGGCAAATGTTCGAGGTGCGATATCGCGTTCCTCACGCAAGCGGTACATGTTAACCTTGTAGCGGAAGAGGTCGCTCACGGTGTTCACATCGGTGGCCAGGCCAGTCAGACCGAGGAAGACATCGCCGTACTGGAAGATCTTGGGAAAGTCGTTGGAAACGGTAAGGGCCTGGAGACCAAGGCGGAGATCACATGCGATGGCGACACAGTCCTTGCCGACCATGGCGACACAGGCACCACCGTCTATGAGGGAGGGGAGGTTAGCTTTGTATGATCATTGGTATGATGACGAGTGGTCCGGACGAACTTATCGAGAAGGGAGACGACTGTTTGTTGAATCGATACAATTAGCTTCT includes:
- a CDS encoding hypothetical protein (CAZy:GH13_40~CAZy:GH13_31~CAZy:GH13_29~CAZy:GH13_23~CAZy:GH13_17~CAZy:GH13~CAZy:GH13_36~CAZy:GH13_16~CAZy:GH13_30~CAZy:GH13_35~CAZy:GH13_20~CAZy:GH13_4~CAZy:GH13_2~CAZy:GH13_1~CAZy:GH13_37); amino-acid sequence: MGSTGQTQRAWWKESSVYQIYPASYQDSTGSGVGDLKGIISRVDYLKDLGVDIIWLSPIFKSPQVDMGYDISDYYTVDPPYGDVSDVDVLKDKLHERGMKLVLDLVMNHTSDQHEWFKESRKSRDNPYRNWYIWKPAKYDADGNRHPPNNWDAHFQGSAWEYDETTDEYYLCLFCKQQPDLNWENPAVRKQVHQVMRFWLDRGVDGFRMDVINFVSKDQAFPDSDKTVLRGTEYYACGPRCHEFLKEIGSILLEYDAFSVGEMPCVHDERELIKAVHGDRGELSMIFHFELMDLDHGVEGKFTPRSWKLSELKATTLKWQKFMYDNEGWNALYLENHDQPRAVSRFVHDDPDNRVASAKLIALFLGFQSGTPFVYQGQEIGMTNVPKDWDLEEYKDLDCLKHWDLHKNDDVAIQDSYKIEYQKKSRDNARTPMQWDASPNAGFTTADAKPWMRVNGNYTDINAASQTSDPNSVYSYYRQVLGKRKEYIDIFVYGNFQLVDESNDKIFAYSRRADSGETALIVCNFSAHSVAWKLPGEAREVLSSPAGRTLHDLNSGEIKLAPCEAFAVLLK
- the PUP3 gene encoding proteasome core particle subunit beta 3 (MEROPS:MER0001710~BUSCO:46008at5125): MVGKDCVAIACDLRLGLQALTVSNDFPKIFQYGDVFLGLTGLATDVNTVSDLFRYKVNMYRLREERDIAPRTFANLVSSSLYERRFGPYFVSPVVAGLDPKTGKPFICGFDSIGCIDFAKDFIVSGTASEQLFGMCEGLWEPDLEPDALFETISQSLLNAVDRDALSGWGAHVYIIEKDKVTKRLLKGRQD